Proteins co-encoded in one Euwallacea fornicatus isolate EFF26 chromosome 34, ASM4011564v1, whole genome shotgun sequence genomic window:
- the DCX-EMAP gene encoding echinoderm microtubule-associated protein-like CG42247 isoform X1, with amino-acid sequence MSVAPSRIGSSSMRQNVELTQENNVHPQESVILSGDPEGLSNVVRNEKNTNALSLAPAPAGDVQDKEEEFSEEEDEIQIVSNISGYWRQGANSRPPSSLMADNASDATSMQNATLRPKSRGEITTSRYSNIGYWRARKVIFYKNGDMYYPGIEFRFKPGRDIVNMESLLDKLSLRMDLPRGARYVFSMDGDRKYSLDELEDGASYVVSSYKVFKPASYGKKNGPWNSNPGGQGWSKITSRKASLVENEDSTPGSSSSKSPSGRVIRIINNADHTVQCRVLLNLRTTQPFEEVLEDLGQVLKMSNARRMFTVTGQEVRSFSQLRHEFADMDTFYLGNSPMGGGANPAVLVSPIRRGRTRVTQSAIVEDISKHRRSRSKSRPRTIYAPESEIVRASDYSVMESLKEEPIRISIKGLRRTFYPPSHHAPIDNSPPDKKLLLEWVYGYRGTDSRRNLWVLPTGELLYYVAAVAIMFDRDEETQRHYTGHTEDIQCMDLHPSREMVASGQRAGRNRKSQAHIRIWSTQTLQTLYVFGMGEFDIGVVAVAFSYLNGGSYVLGVDGGRESILSVWQWQWGHLLGKVATLQEEISGAVFHPLDDSLIITHGKGHLTFWNRRKDGFFERTDILKSPSRTLITSLQFEQDGDVITGDSDGFVTVYSVDADGAYFVRMEYEAHNKGVGALIMLPEGTLLSGGEKDRKIAAWDSLQNYKKITDTKLPDAFGGVRSIYPQRPGRNDGNIYIGTVKNNILEGSLQRRFNQIVFGHGRQLWGLAVHPDDEIFATAGHDKYIALWKKNKLVWTTQVSFECVALSFHPFGVVLVAGSTEGHLLILNSETGQLVNTIRVCGSPLNCVAFNPSGETISIASQNGSIYIFKVSRDGYSYKKANKIRGSQPLVQMDWSSDSNYLQTVTVDYDLLFWDVKTLTPEKSPLAMRDVKWYTHSCTVGFMVAGIWNNRYYPMTSLISTACRSAAHDLLVTGDTDGYLRLLRYPCLSSKAEYHEEKVYSGTIACARFLFNDRNVITVGGNDASLMLWQLSEE; translated from the exons TCTGTGGCTCCCTCTCGCATCGGCAGCAGCTCTATGCGGCAGAACGTGGAATTAACACAAGAAAATAACGTCCATCCACAAGAGAGTGTTATTTTAAGTGGCGACCCTGAAGGTCTTTCCAACGTAGTACGTAACGAGAAAAATACTAATGCGCTTAGTTTGGCGCCGGCTCCTGCAGGCGACGTCCAAGACAAAGAGG AAGAATTCTCCGAAGAAGAGGATGAAATTCAGATTGTTAGCAATATAAGTGGATACTGGCGTCAAGGAGCCAACTCGAGACCACCTAGTTCACTAATGGCAGACAATGCCAGCGATGCCACATCTATGCAGAACGCCACTTTACGCCCTAAAAGTCGTGGTGAAATAACAACAAGCAG GTATTCAAATATCGGTTACTGGAGAGCAcgcaaagtaattttctacaaaaatggCGACATGTATTATCCAGGGATCGAATTTCGCTTCAAACCGGGAAGAGATATTGTCAACATGGAATCGCTTTTGGATAAGCTTTCTCTTCGGATGGATTTGCCAAGGGGAGCAAG gtATGTTTTTTCTATGGATGGGGATAGGAAATATTCCCTGGATGAATTGGAGGATGGCGCTTCATACGTTGTTTCTTCATACAAAGTTTTTAAG CCAGCAAGTTATGGGAAGAAAAATGGACCTTGGAATTCTAATCCTGGAGGCCAAGGCTGGAGTAAAATTACCAGCCGGAAAGCCTCCCTAGTAGAAAATGAAGATTCCACCCCCGGCAGCAGTTCCTCTAAATCGCCTTCAGGAAGAGTGATTCGAATTATAAATAACGCCGACCATACTGTTCAA TGTAGGGTATTGCTAAACCTCCGTACAACTCAACCATTCGAAGAAGTGTTGGAAGACCTTGGGCAAGTTCTAAAGATGTCCAATGCCAGAAGAATGTTTACGGTTACTGGACAGGAAGTGAGAAGTTTCTCTCAACTCAGACATGAATTTGCTGATATGGATACATTCTACTTGG GAAATAGTCCGATGGGTGGTGGTGCCAACCCTGCAGTTCTGGTTTCTCCTATCCGCAGAGGCCGAACACGAGTTACTCAAAGTGCCATAGTAGAAGACATTAGTAAACATAGAAGGTCTAGAAGTAAAAGCCGACCAAGGACAATATACGCTCCGGAAAGTGAGATAGTTCGAGCAAGCG ATTATTCTGTAATGGAATCTCTGAAGGAGGAACCAATAAGAATAAGCATTAAAGGTTTGAGGAGAACTTTCTACCCTCCTAGCCACCACGCTCCCATAGATAACTCTCCACCagacaaaaaacttttattggaGTGGGT GTACGGTTATCGAGGAACAGACTCCCGTAGGAACTTGTGGGTTCTTCCTACAGGCGAGCTTCTATATTATGTCGCAGCCGTAGCCATAATGTTTGACCGAGACGAGGAGACTCAAAGACATTACACTGGTCACACTGAAGACATTCAATG CATGGATTTGCATCCCTCGAGAGAAATGGTTGCCTCAGGTCAAAGAGCCGGTCGTAACCGTAAGAGCCAAGCTCATATTCGTATTTGGAGCACGCAAACCTTGCAGACTTTATACGTTTTTGGAATGGGCGAATTTGATATTGGAGTCGTGGCAGTCGCATTTTCTTATTTG AATGGGGGAAGTTACGTTCTTGGAGTCGATGGTGGACGAGAGAGTATTTTATCAGTGTGGCAGTGGCAGTGGGGTCATTTGTTGGGAAAAGTGGCg ACGCTCCAAGAAGAGATTAGTGGAGCAGTATTTCATCCTCTAGACGACAGTTTAATCATTACTCACGGGAAAGGCCACCTCACTTTCTGGAATAGGAGAAAAGATGGGTTTTTCGAAAGAACGGATATCTTGAAATCG CCCTCTCGTACCCTGATTACGTCTCTGCAGTTCGAACAAGATGGAGATGTCATTACCGGAGATAGTGATGGGTTTGTAACAGTTTACAG tgtcgATGCTGATGGGGCCTATTTTGTCAGAATGGAATATGAAGCCCATAATAAGGGAGTCGGAGCCTTGATAATGCTCCCCGAAGGGACTCTCCTGTCGGGAGGAGAAAAGGATAGAAAAATCGCTGCATGGGATTCGCTACagaactacaaaaaaattaccgaCACAAAG TTACCGGATGCCTTTGGAGGGGTCAGATCAATATATCCACAACGTCCTGGTAGAAATGACGGGAATATTTATATTGGAACTGTTAAAAACAACATCTTGGAAGGTTCTTTACAACGAAGATTTAATCAG ATAGTATTCGGACATGGAAGGCAACTTTGGGGCTTAGCAGTTCACCCCGATGATGAGATTTTTGCCACTGCAGGACACGACAAGTACATTGCTTTGTGGAAGAAGAACAAGTTAGTATGGACCACGCAG GTTTCCTTTGAATGCGTGGCATTAAGTTTCCATCCGTTTGGGGTCGTTCTAGTTGCAGGTAGTACCGAGGGGCATTTACTGATACTAAATTCCGAAACTGGACAACTTGTAAACACAATTCGGGTCTGTGGATCTCCGCTGAATTGTGTTGCGTTTAACCCCA GTGGGGAAACCATATCCATAGCTTCCCAAAATGGAAGCATATACATATTCAAAGTTAGCCGAGATGGATATTCTTATAAAAAAGCCAACAAAATACGAGGTTCTCAACCATTGGTGCAAATGGATTGGAGTTCCGAtagcaactaccttcaaaccGTAACAGTTGATTACGATTTATTGTTCT GGGATGTTAAAACTTTAACGCCGGAGAAAAGCCCCCTCGCCATGAGGGATGTTAAATGGTATACGCACAGCTGCACGGTTGGCTTTATGGTGGCAG GGATTTGGAACAATCGGTATTATCCCATGACTTCCCTGATTAGTACTGCCTGTAGGTCTGCTGCGCATGACTTGCTAGTTACAGGAGACACTGATGGATATTTGAGACTTCTGAG GTACCCTTGCCTGAGTTCTAAGGCCGAATATCACGAGGAAAAAGTCTACAGTGGTACCATCGCCTGTGCGCGATTTCTATTCAACGATAGAAACGTGATCACCGTAGGCGGCAACGATGCTTCTTTGATGTTGTGGCAATTGTCGGAAGAATAA
- the DCX-EMAP gene encoding echinoderm microtubule-associated protein-like CG42247 isoform X2 encodes MLDIDLDEETPFAVVSVPRMPASYGKKNGPWNSNPGGQGWSKITSRKASLVENEDSTPGSSSSKSPSGRVIRIINNADHTVQCRVLLNLRTTQPFEEVLEDLGQVLKMSNARRMFTVTGQEVRSFSQLRHEFADMDTFYLGNSPMGGGANPAVLVSPIRRGRTRVTQSAIVEDISKHRRSRSKSRPRTIYAPESEIVRASDYSVMESLKEEPIRISIKGLRRTFYPPSHHAPIDNSPPDKKLLLEWVYGYRGTDSRRNLWVLPTGELLYYVAAVAIMFDRDEETQRHYTGHTEDIQCMDLHPSREMVASGQRAGRNRKSQAHIRIWSTQTLQTLYVFGMGEFDIGVVAVAFSYLNGGSYVLGVDGGRESILSVWQWQWGHLLGKVATLQEEISGAVFHPLDDSLIITHGKGHLTFWNRRKDGFFERTDILKSPSRTLITSLQFEQDGDVITGDSDGFVTVYSVDADGAYFVRMEYEAHNKGVGALIMLPEGTLLSGGEKDRKIAAWDSLQNYKKITDTKLPDAFGGVRSIYPQRPGRNDGNIYIGTVKNNILEGSLQRRFNQIVFGHGRQLWGLAVHPDDEIFATAGHDKYIALWKKNKLVWTTQVSFECVALSFHPFGVVLVAGSTEGHLLILNSETGQLVNTIRVCGSPLNCVAFNPSGETISIASQNGSIYIFKVSRDGYSYKKANKIRGSQPLVQMDWSSDSNYLQTVTVDYDLLFWDVKTLTPEKSPLAMRDVKWYTHSCTVGFMVAGIWNNRYYPMTSLISTACRSAAHDLLVTGDTDGYLRLLRYPCLSSKAEYHEEKVYSGTIACARFLFNDRNVITVGGNDASLMLWQLSEE; translated from the exons ATGTTGGATATCGACTTGGATGAAGAGACTCCCTTCGCCGTGGTTAGCGTTCCAAGAATG CCAGCAAGTTATGGGAAGAAAAATGGACCTTGGAATTCTAATCCTGGAGGCCAAGGCTGGAGTAAAATTACCAGCCGGAAAGCCTCCCTAGTAGAAAATGAAGATTCCACCCCCGGCAGCAGTTCCTCTAAATCGCCTTCAGGAAGAGTGATTCGAATTATAAATAACGCCGACCATACTGTTCAA TGTAGGGTATTGCTAAACCTCCGTACAACTCAACCATTCGAAGAAGTGTTGGAAGACCTTGGGCAAGTTCTAAAGATGTCCAATGCCAGAAGAATGTTTACGGTTACTGGACAGGAAGTGAGAAGTTTCTCTCAACTCAGACATGAATTTGCTGATATGGATACATTCTACTTGG GAAATAGTCCGATGGGTGGTGGTGCCAACCCTGCAGTTCTGGTTTCTCCTATCCGCAGAGGCCGAACACGAGTTACTCAAAGTGCCATAGTAGAAGACATTAGTAAACATAGAAGGTCTAGAAGTAAAAGCCGACCAAGGACAATATACGCTCCGGAAAGTGAGATAGTTCGAGCAAGCG ATTATTCTGTAATGGAATCTCTGAAGGAGGAACCAATAAGAATAAGCATTAAAGGTTTGAGGAGAACTTTCTACCCTCCTAGCCACCACGCTCCCATAGATAACTCTCCACCagacaaaaaacttttattggaGTGGGT GTACGGTTATCGAGGAACAGACTCCCGTAGGAACTTGTGGGTTCTTCCTACAGGCGAGCTTCTATATTATGTCGCAGCCGTAGCCATAATGTTTGACCGAGACGAGGAGACTCAAAGACATTACACTGGTCACACTGAAGACATTCAATG CATGGATTTGCATCCCTCGAGAGAAATGGTTGCCTCAGGTCAAAGAGCCGGTCGTAACCGTAAGAGCCAAGCTCATATTCGTATTTGGAGCACGCAAACCTTGCAGACTTTATACGTTTTTGGAATGGGCGAATTTGATATTGGAGTCGTGGCAGTCGCATTTTCTTATTTG AATGGGGGAAGTTACGTTCTTGGAGTCGATGGTGGACGAGAGAGTATTTTATCAGTGTGGCAGTGGCAGTGGGGTCATTTGTTGGGAAAAGTGGCg ACGCTCCAAGAAGAGATTAGTGGAGCAGTATTTCATCCTCTAGACGACAGTTTAATCATTACTCACGGGAAAGGCCACCTCACTTTCTGGAATAGGAGAAAAGATGGGTTTTTCGAAAGAACGGATATCTTGAAATCG CCCTCTCGTACCCTGATTACGTCTCTGCAGTTCGAACAAGATGGAGATGTCATTACCGGAGATAGTGATGGGTTTGTAACAGTTTACAG tgtcgATGCTGATGGGGCCTATTTTGTCAGAATGGAATATGAAGCCCATAATAAGGGAGTCGGAGCCTTGATAATGCTCCCCGAAGGGACTCTCCTGTCGGGAGGAGAAAAGGATAGAAAAATCGCTGCATGGGATTCGCTACagaactacaaaaaaattaccgaCACAAAG TTACCGGATGCCTTTGGAGGGGTCAGATCAATATATCCACAACGTCCTGGTAGAAATGACGGGAATATTTATATTGGAACTGTTAAAAACAACATCTTGGAAGGTTCTTTACAACGAAGATTTAATCAG ATAGTATTCGGACATGGAAGGCAACTTTGGGGCTTAGCAGTTCACCCCGATGATGAGATTTTTGCCACTGCAGGACACGACAAGTACATTGCTTTGTGGAAGAAGAACAAGTTAGTATGGACCACGCAG GTTTCCTTTGAATGCGTGGCATTAAGTTTCCATCCGTTTGGGGTCGTTCTAGTTGCAGGTAGTACCGAGGGGCATTTACTGATACTAAATTCCGAAACTGGACAACTTGTAAACACAATTCGGGTCTGTGGATCTCCGCTGAATTGTGTTGCGTTTAACCCCA GTGGGGAAACCATATCCATAGCTTCCCAAAATGGAAGCATATACATATTCAAAGTTAGCCGAGATGGATATTCTTATAAAAAAGCCAACAAAATACGAGGTTCTCAACCATTGGTGCAAATGGATTGGAGTTCCGAtagcaactaccttcaaaccGTAACAGTTGATTACGATTTATTGTTCT GGGATGTTAAAACTTTAACGCCGGAGAAAAGCCCCCTCGCCATGAGGGATGTTAAATGGTATACGCACAGCTGCACGGTTGGCTTTATGGTGGCAG GGATTTGGAACAATCGGTATTATCCCATGACTTCCCTGATTAGTACTGCCTGTAGGTCTGCTGCGCATGACTTGCTAGTTACAGGAGACACTGATGGATATTTGAGACTTCTGAG GTACCCTTGCCTGAGTTCTAAGGCCGAATATCACGAGGAAAAAGTCTACAGTGGTACCATCGCCTGTGCGCGATTTCTATTCAACGATAGAAACGTGATCACCGTAGGCGGCAACGATGCTTCTTTGATGTTGTGGCAATTGTCGGAAGAATAA
- the Prestin gene encoding prestin isoform X2, protein MAIIERLLEKYVPTAVMVSKLNRVKISRPALWNVFILAFLGPTIASRRQIHISKLLCPTLYCVNSRTFSVACLMTGKAVLEHSDPSYFSVGNSHNATTDTSATDAPTGHSPIEVATSVTFIVALLQLGMYVLRLGAVSALLSDTLVSGFTTGAAVHVLVSQMKDLFGLHIPKFKGNFTNVNIIWTMFGEISKINIAALIISSITISVSVINNEVFKPFVSKVSPIPVPIELIAVVIGTLVSKYCNLESTYGVQVVGEIPAGLPLPALPVFGLLPSLIVDGLTIAVVTYTINLSMALIFAQKLDYEIDANQELLAMGISNTVGSFFSCMPLCASLSRSLIQQVVGGVSQIASLVSCLILLVILLWIGPFFQPLPTAVLASVIIVALKGMLLQVLDFWTFWKLSKIDALVWIGTFLTVVLIGIDIGLICGIALSLVSIFILNLRPYTCLLGEVAHTDFYLDIRRYGTAKEIEGIKIFHYSGGINFATRFMFKADLIRLIGINPQKEVVRRGKISKYFEKIDQNQKAKIWTRKLEKIQSKINTELKCLILDFSSVSHIDPSGVGVVKSVTDNFRKLGIAVYIAGSKEPIYEMLTKVYPDTGAKSSFTAFPTLHDAVHFAKYIFESSTISVMSSIRF, encoded by the exons ATGGCGATAATTGAGCGACTATTAGAAAAGTATGTCCCCACAGCAGTAATGGTAAGTAAACTAAACAGAGTTAAAATTTCACGCCCCGCTCTCTGGAATGTGTTTATCCTCGCCTTCCTCGGACCAACCATCGCTTCAAGACGCCAAATTCATATAAGCAAGTTGCTCTGTCCCACCCTGTATTGTGTGAACTCGC GAACGTTTTCAGTGGCATGTCTCATGACTGGGAAAGCTGTACTAGAGCACAGCGATCCTTCATATTTTTCAGTCGGCAATAGCCATAACGCGACTACAGACACGTCTGCTACAGATGCTCCAACTGGACACAGTCCAATTGAAGTAGCCACATCGGTGACGTTCATAGTAGCTCTATTGCAG TTGGGTATGTATGTGCTCAGATTGGGAGCCGTTAGCGCTCTTCTCTCTGATACTCTGGTTAGCGGATTTACCACGGGAGCAGCAGTTCATGTGTTGGTATCGCAAATGAAAGATCTGTTTGGACTACATATCCctaaatttaaaggaaatttcacTAATGTGAAT ataatttgGACTATGTTTGGCGAGATCAGCAAGATCAACATAGCTGCATTAATAATATCGTCCATAACTATTAGCGTATCGGTTATTAACAACGAGGTCTTTAAG CCATTTGTCTCAAAAGTGTCACCAATTCCAGTACCTATCGAGTTGATAGCAGTCGTCATCGGAACCCTCGTTTCGAAGTACTGCAATCTTGAGAGTACCTATGGCGTTCAGGTGGTGGGAGAAATACCAGCAGG GCTGCCTTTACCTGCTCTACCAGTTTTCGGGCTTCTTCCAAGTCTTATCGTAGACGGCCTCACTATAGCTGTGGTCACATATACCATTAATTTATCAATGGCTTTAATATTTGCGCAAAAACTCGATTATGAAATAGACGCTAACCAGGAGTTACTCGCGATG GGGATCAGTAATACCGTGGGATCTTTCTTCTCGTGCATGCCACTGTGTGCCTCTTTGTCCAGATCCCTTATACAGCAAGTCGTCGGTGGGGTATCGCAGATCGCATCACTGGTCTCGTGCCTAATTCTACTGGTTATCCTATTATGGATCGGTCCATTTTTCCAACCTTTACCAACG GCAGTTTTAGCTAGTGTAATAATAGTGGCCCTGAAGGGAATGCTCTTGCAAGTGCTCGATTTCTGGACCTTTTGGAAACTTAGTAAAATCGATGCTTTAGTATGGATTGGAACTTTTTTAACAGTTGTGTTGATTGGTATTGATATTGGGTTAATTTGTGGTATAGCCCTATCATTGGTCTCGATTTTTATACTGAATCTCAGACCATACACGTGTCTGCTCGGTGAAGTTGCTCACACCGATTTTTATTTGGACATCAGGAGATATGGAACG GCAAAAGAAATAGAAggaatcaaaattttccattattccgGGGGAATAAATTTCGCCACAAGATTTATGTTCAAAGCTGATCTTATTCGTTTGATAGGGATTAATCCACAAAAAGAGGTTGTTCGCAGAGGGAAGATTagcaaatattttgagaaG atcGATCAGAATCAAAAAGCTAAAATTTGGACGAGGAAACTGGAGAAAATACAAAGCAAAATTAACACTGAGCTTAAATGTTtgattttagatttttcttcGGTGAGCCACATAGACCCCTCAGGAGTGGGCGTGGTTAAATCAGTTACagataattttagaaaattaggGATTGCAGTTTACATAGCAGGAAGCAAAG AGCCGATTTACGAAATGCTCACGAAAGTTTACCCAGATACGGGAGCGAAGTCCAGCTTTACGGCCTTCCCAACGTTGCACGATGCGGTCCACTTTGCCAAATACATATTTGAGTCTTCAACAATTTCTGTTATGTCTTCTATACGATTTTAG